Proteins encoded within one genomic window of Methanosarcina barkeri str. Wiesmoor:
- the rpl4p gene encoding 50S ribosomal protein L4 has product MATAKTIDLTGKVVREIELPDVFDVDYRPDLIKKAVLAAQANRLQPYGPRLYAGMETSARGWGSGRGTSHVPRLVNSSRAARVPHARGGRRAHPPKPEADRSEKVNTKERRYAIRSAIAATRDPTLVSLRGHIFEAELPIVTENALEDLDKTKQVIEFLQAIGVYEDVLRAKYGRHIRAGRGKLRGRKYKHKKSVLIVAGESAPILKAARNLSGVDVATVDSLNAELLAPGTHAGRLTIWTESAVEKLEGAFQ; this is encoded by the coding sequence ATGGCTACAGCAAAAACAATAGACCTTACAGGGAAGGTTGTCAGGGAGATTGAGCTTCCCGACGTGTTTGATGTGGATTACCGACCTGACCTGATTAAAAAGGCAGTGCTTGCGGCACAGGCAAACAGGCTTCAACCCTATGGTCCCCGTCTCTATGCAGGCATGGAAACTTCCGCAAGAGGCTGGGGTTCGGGGCGAGGCACATCCCATGTTCCGAGGCTCGTAAACAGCAGCAGAGCTGCAAGAGTCCCGCACGCAAGAGGCGGAAGAAGAGCCCACCCACCAAAGCCGGAAGCTGACAGAAGCGAGAAAGTCAACACCAAAGAACGCCGCTATGCAATCCGCTCTGCAATCGCAGCAACCAGAGACCCGACCCTCGTAAGCCTGAGAGGCCACATCTTTGAAGCCGAGCTTCCTATTGTTACGGAAAACGCTCTTGAAGACTTGGATAAGACAAAGCAGGTAATAGAATTCCTGCAGGCTATAGGAGTCTATGAAGACGTGCTCAGGGCAAAATACGGAAGACACATCAGGGCCGGCCGCGGAAAGCTCAGAGGCAGGAAATACAAGCACAAAAAGAGCGTCCTTATTGTTGCAGGGGAAAGCGCCCCTATCCTGAAGGCTGCAAGAAACCTTTCAGGGGTAGATGTTGCAACAGTGGATTCACTGAATGCCGAATTGCTCGCACCTGGCACTCACGCAGGGCGCCTTACTATCTGGACAGAGTCCGCAGTTGAGAAACTGGAAGGTGCATTCCAATGA
- a CDS encoding 50S ribosomal protein L23, with amino-acid sequence MSSINYPFVTEKAMMLLDENKLQFIVDTRSNKKQIVEDVEKLYGFKVKSVRTMTTMKGTKKAILTFEDPESAHEIATRIGLM; translated from the coding sequence ATGAGTTCCATTAATTATCCTTTTGTTACTGAAAAAGCGATGATGCTGCTTGACGAAAACAAGCTCCAGTTTATCGTGGATACCAGGTCAAACAAAAAGCAGATCGTAGAAGATGTTGAAAAACTATACGGGTTCAAAGTAAAGTCCGTGCGAACCATGACTACCATGAAGGGCACGAAAAAAGCAATCCTGACATTTGAAGATCCTGAATCGGCACACGAGATTGCAACTCGGATAGGACTGATGTGA
- a CDS encoding 50S ribosomal protein L2 codes for MGKRIISQNRGRGTPTYRAPSHKYKAELRHPRVDENTSIQGKVINLEHDPARSAPIAKVVFETGEERLLLASEGIAVGSTIECGDDADVRPGNIVPIGKVPEGFFICNIESKPNDGGRFVRSSGVYATVVTHESNRTAVAMPSGNIKWLNPKCRAVVGIVAGGGRVDRPWLKAGKKYHKMKTRAAKYPRVSGVAMNPVDHPFGGGAWKHPGKPTTVSRNAPPGRKVGLIAARRTGMKR; via the coding sequence ATGGGTAAAAGAATCATATCACAAAACAGGGGTAGAGGTACTCCTACCTACAGAGCTCCTTCTCATAAGTACAAGGCAGAACTGAGGCATCCCCGTGTAGATGAGAACACGTCGATTCAGGGGAAAGTAATTAATCTCGAGCACGATCCTGCTCGCTCAGCTCCAATAGCAAAAGTTGTCTTTGAAACTGGGGAAGAACGTCTCCTGCTCGCCTCAGAAGGAATTGCAGTAGGGAGCACAATCGAGTGCGGAGATGATGCCGATGTCAGGCCAGGAAATATAGTTCCTATCGGAAAGGTGCCTGAAGGTTTCTTTATCTGCAACATCGAGTCAAAGCCAAATGACGGTGGCAGATTCGTGCGCTCTTCCGGTGTATACGCAACAGTCGTAACCCACGAGTCTAACAGGACTGCAGTGGCAATGCCTTCAGGTAACATTAAATGGCTTAATCCAAAGTGCAGAGCAGTTGTCGGTATCGTTGCAGGTGGAGGTCGGGTGGACAGGCCATGGCTCAAAGCCGGAAAAAAATACCACAAAATGAAAACAAGAGCTGCAAAGTATCCCAGGGTTTCAGGTGTTGCCATGAACCCGGTTGACCACCCATTCGGTGGAGGTGCCTGGAAGCACCCGGGCAAACCCACAACGGTTAGCAGAAACGCTCCGCCTGGAAGGAAGGTCGGACTGATTGCAGCTAGAAGGACCGGAATGAAGCGCTGA
- a CDS encoding 30S ribosomal protein S19, producing the protein MAKKSSSRLPKRKGEYTYRGKTVSELQELSLEEFAELLPSRERRSIKRGFTDGQKKVLHEFKEGKKVRTHHRDLIILPEMIGQTIEIHNGKGFVSVDLQPEMIGHRFGEFAPTRSRVSHGSAGVGATRSSKFVPLK; encoded by the coding sequence ATGGCTAAAAAATCATCATCAAGATTACCAAAGAGAAAGGGTGAGTATACCTACCGCGGGAAAACCGTCTCAGAACTTCAGGAACTGAGTCTTGAAGAGTTTGCAGAACTCCTGCCTTCAAGAGAACGCAGGAGCATCAAACGCGGATTCACGGACGGACAGAAAAAAGTCCTGCACGAGTTCAAAGAAGGAAAAAAGGTCAGGACTCATCACAGAGACCTGATTATCCTTCCGGAAATGATCGGACAGACTATTGAAATTCATAATGGGAAAGGCTTCGTAAGTGTGGATCTCCAGCCTGAAATGATCGGGCATCGCTTTGGAGAATTCGCACCCACAAGATCAAGAGTTTCACACGGCAGTGCCGGTGTGGGAGCAACCCGTTCAAGCAAGTTCGTGCCACTGAAATGA
- a CDS encoding 50S ribosomal protein L22 → MARINYSVKEDPETTSKAMGSELHISPKKSREVCCKIKGMKVPEARKFLEDVIALKQAVPFKRHHDGSGHRKGPMAAGRYPVSASKEILKILRNAESNAEYKGLEPANMYITHAAIQRGRVIRGFMPRARGRATPKDTETVNIEMILSEVR, encoded by the coding sequence ATGGCAAGAATTAATTACTCAGTTAAAGAAGACCCTGAGACTACCTCTAAAGCCATGGGTTCTGAACTCCATATTTCCCCTAAAAAGTCTCGTGAAGTCTGCTGCAAAATTAAGGGTATGAAGGTTCCTGAAGCAAGAAAGTTTTTAGAAGATGTAATTGCTTTAAAGCAGGCAGTTCCCTTCAAAAGACATCATGATGGATCAGGACACCGAAAAGGTCCAATGGCTGCAGGCAGGTATCCTGTTAGTGCTTCAAAAGAGATCCTCAAGATCTTGAGGAATGCAGAAAGCAATGCCGAATACAAGGGCCTTGAACCCGCAAATATGTATATTACTCATGCCGCAATTCAGCGTGGGAGGGTAATTCGTGGATTTATGCCTAGAGCTAGAGGACGGGCAACACCCAAAGACACAGAAACTGTAAATATCGAGATGATTCTTTCCGAGGTGCGCTAA
- a CDS encoding 30S ribosomal protein S3: MAIERKFVNDGFVKASMDEYFAEQLNRAGYGGMELNRTPMGTQIVIYSEKPGMVIGKAGKVIRKLTRDVAARYNLENPQIDAQEVKKPELNAQMMASRLAASIERGWYFRKAGHNTLRAVMNAGALGCEVVISGKLTGARSRVEKFVDGYIKHSGNPVDEVVDEGFAVAIKKLGTLGCKVRIIQPGVVLPDSYTTTEPSEPVTEPVEKPAEKPAAKPAEKPVEAPKKESAAKPKTPAVAPEKPVETAEVAEPEEAEEEPQAEVAEDLEEAEVIQVEGSEELRRQVNGVWQHKHEGYDYWHPMARVHKEAKE, from the coding sequence ATGGCAATAGAGAGAAAATTCGTAAATGATGGGTTTGTCAAAGCCTCCATGGACGAGTATTTCGCAGAACAGCTGAACAGAGCTGGATATGGCGGTATGGAGCTTAACAGGACCCCAATGGGCACCCAAATTGTTATCTATTCTGAAAAACCTGGAATGGTAATCGGGAAAGCCGGGAAGGTCATCAGAAAGCTTACCAGGGACGTTGCAGCCAGGTACAATCTTGAAAACCCGCAGATTGATGCTCAGGAAGTTAAGAAACCTGAACTTAATGCTCAGATGATGGCATCAAGGCTTGCAGCTTCAATTGAGAGAGGCTGGTATTTCAGGAAAGCCGGACACAACACCCTTCGTGCAGTCATGAATGCAGGTGCACTTGGCTGTGAAGTTGTTATCTCCGGGAAACTTACGGGTGCCAGGTCGAGAGTTGAAAAATTCGTTGATGGGTACATAAAACACTCCGGAAACCCTGTAGACGAGGTTGTTGACGAAGGGTTTGCAGTAGCAATCAAAAAGCTTGGAACCCTTGGCTGCAAAGTCAGGATCATTCAGCCAGGCGTTGTCCTGCCTGACTCATACACTACTACGGAACCAAGTGAGCCTGTAACTGAACCGGTTGAAAAGCCTGCGGAAAAGCCGGCTGCGAAACCGGCTGAAAAACCTGTTGAGGCCCCTAAAAAGGAAAGCGCGGCAAAACCCAAAACTCCTGCAGTAGCACCTGAAAAACCAGTAGAAACAGCTGAAGTCGCAGAGCCTGAAGAAGCCGAGGAAGAACCACAGGCTGAAGTAGCAGAAGACCTTGAAGAGGCTGAAGTCATCCAGGTTGAAGGCTCAGAAGAATTGCGAAGACAGGTCAATGGAGTCTGGCAGCACAAGCACGAAGGTTACGACTACTGGCATCCCATGGCACGGGTTCACAAGGAGGCTAAGGAATAA
- the rpmC gene encoding 50S ribosomal protein L29: MAILRSREIRDMSLEERADELENLNSELVRERALTSAGGAPENPGRIGEIRRTIARIKTIQHELNEI, from the coding sequence ATGGCAATCCTCAGATCCAGAGAAATCCGGGACATGTCACTTGAGGAGCGGGCTGATGAACTCGAGAACCTTAACAGTGAACTGGTCAGGGAACGTGCCCTTACTTCCGCAGGTGGAGCTCCTGAAAACCCGGGAAGAATCGGAGAAATCAGGAGAACGATTGCCCGGATAAAGACAATTCAGCATGAGCTAAATGAAATCTAA
- the rnp1 gene encoding ribonuclease P protein component 1 — protein MKSKVEILPSTLIYHELIGLEIQVIRSTNPALIGIRGRVIDETKNLLIIENSGPRELKIPKADSEFLFRIPTELSEKGRRSDTFVKIQGNLLLSQPENRIKNIKKLRKWG, from the coding sequence ATGAAATCTAAAGTGGAAATTCTACCTTCGACCCTTATCTACCATGAACTGATAGGGCTCGAAATTCAGGTGATTCGTTCCACTAATCCAGCATTGATAGGAATCCGTGGCCGAGTGATCGACGAAACGAAAAATCTGTTAATCATAGAAAACTCAGGGCCACGGGAACTAAAGATTCCAAAGGCGGATTCGGAATTTCTCTTCCGAATCCCTACCGAGCTCTCAGAAAAAGGCCGCAGATCCGATACATTCGTTAAAATTCAGGGAAACCTGCTGCTCTCACAACCCGAAAATCGGATCAAGAACATCAAAAAGTTACGCAAATGGGGCTAA
- a CDS encoding 30S ribosomal protein S17, translating to MARDIGLNIPAPSEECNDSYCPFHGTLSVRGQILVGTVVSSKMDNTVVIERQYMKLVPKYQRYEKRRSKVHAHNPPCISAKVGDIVTIAECRRISKTKSYVVVKAEVPK from the coding sequence ATGGCAAGAGATATTGGATTAAACATACCGGCGCCATCAGAAGAATGTAATGATTCATACTGTCCCTTCCACGGAACACTTTCAGTAAGAGGTCAAATCCTTGTAGGTACCGTGGTCAGCAGCAAGATGGACAATACGGTAGTTATTGAAAGGCAATACATGAAATTGGTGCCGAAATACCAGAGATACGAGAAGAGACGTTCAAAGGTGCACGCACACAACCCGCCTTGCATTTCAGCAAAAGTCGGGGATATCGTTACGATCGCAGAATGCAGGCGTATAAGCAAAACGAAGTCCTATGTGGTAGTTAAAGCGGAGGTACCCAAATGA
- the rpl14p gene encoding 50S ribosomal protein L14, with translation MKGIRSNIPRALNAGAKVPCVDNTGAKVVEIISVKKYRGVKNRMPCAGIGDMCVVSVKKGTPEMRKQVLLAVVVRQKQEFRRPDGLRVSFEDNAMVITDEEGIPKGTDIKGPIAREVAERYPKIGTTASIIV, from the coding sequence ATGAAAGGCATACGCTCCAACATCCCAAGGGCTCTCAACGCAGGCGCCAAGGTTCCCTGTGTGGACAACACCGGAGCCAAGGTCGTTGAGATTATTTCTGTCAAGAAGTACAGAGGGGTCAAGAACAGAATGCCCTGCGCAGGAATTGGGGACATGTGCGTCGTCTCAGTAAAAAAAGGTACACCAGAAATGAGAAAGCAGGTTCTTCTTGCAGTAGTGGTTCGCCAGAAACAGGAGTTCCGCCGTCCGGATGGGCTGCGCGTGTCCTTTGAGGACAATGCAATGGTAATCACGGATGAAGAAGGGATTCCAAAAGGCACGGACATAAAAGGTCCTATAGCAAGAGAAGTAGCTGAGAGGTACCCCAAGATCGGGACTACAGCATCTATCATTGTCTGA
- the rplX gene encoding 50S ribosomal protein L24, which produces MVSKQPRKQRKARYNAPLHVRQKFMGARLSEALSKEYGTRSAAVIAGDTVKVMRGDYKGTEGKVQAVSLQDGTISVDGVISTKVDGTEVPRPIYPSNVMITKLELKDERRASSIKK; this is translated from the coding sequence ATGGTATCCAAACAGCCTAGAAAGCAGAGAAAGGCAAGATATAATGCGCCTCTTCACGTCAGACAGAAATTCATGGGCGCAAGGCTTAGTGAAGCACTCTCTAAGGAGTACGGCACAAGAAGCGCCGCAGTTATAGCGGGAGACACCGTGAAGGTCATGCGTGGAGATTATAAGGGTACTGAAGGAAAGGTCCAGGCCGTTTCGCTTCAGGACGGCACAATTTCTGTGGACGGAGTTATTTCCACCAAGGTGGATGGTACCGAAGTCCCAAGACCTATATACCCCTCCAATGTTATGATCACAAAACTGGAACTGAAGGACGAGCGCAGAGCATCAAGTATTAAGAAGTGA
- a CDS encoding 30S ribosomal protein S4e produces the protein MTHQKRLSIPRSWKAGKKGYKWVSTTRPGPHSQARSLPLGIIIRDILKLVDNSREGKRILSEGKVLVDGIPRKDLRFPVGLFDVITLPLVNETYRMFQDEKGRLALHKLNATNVNKLCRINNKTTLKGGKVQLNLNDGTNILGSNEYSTKDSLILSLPDKQIVKHLQFKVGNLAMVVGGQHSGEIGKITEIREVKSSRHNTVAISGETDFETIEDYVIVIGEDKPEIRLGGEVIE, from the coding sequence GTGACACACCAGAAAAGATTATCAATCCCAAGAAGCTGGAAGGCTGGGAAAAAAGGTTATAAGTGGGTCTCCACCACTCGCCCGGGGCCTCACAGTCAGGCACGCAGTCTTCCGCTCGGAATCATAATTCGCGATATTCTCAAGCTTGTAGATAATAGCAGGGAAGGTAAGAGGATTCTCTCGGAAGGCAAAGTTCTTGTAGATGGAATCCCCAGGAAAGACCTCAGGTTCCCGGTAGGGCTTTTTGATGTAATTACACTTCCTCTCGTAAATGAAACATACAGAATGTTCCAGGACGAAAAGGGACGTCTGGCCCTTCACAAGCTGAACGCAACAAACGTTAACAAATTGTGCAGGATTAACAACAAGACTACCCTCAAAGGAGGAAAGGTGCAGCTTAACCTGAATGACGGGACCAACATTCTGGGTTCTAACGAGTACAGCACAAAGGACTCTCTGATTCTCTCATTGCCTGACAAGCAGATAGTAAAGCACCTGCAGTTCAAGGTCGGCAATCTGGCAATGGTAGTAGGCGGCCAGCATTCTGGAGAAATCGGAAAGATTACTGAAATCAGGGAAGTTAAGAGTTCCAGGCACAATACAGTCGCGATTTCAGGGGAAACCGATTTCGAAACAATTGAAGATTACGTTATTGTAATTGGTGAGGACAAGCCTGAAATCCGACTCGGTGGTGAGGTAATTGAGTAA
- a CDS encoding 50S ribosomal protein L5, whose protein sequence is MRTPVVEKVIVHMGVGESGQHLVDAEEILRNITGQEVVRCFAKRTLPAFSIKKNEPIGCKVTLRGQRAQQFLETALGIVDKTLVRSQFDSLGNVSFGIEEHTDFPGMKYDPNIGVFGMDVTVVIKRPGERICKRRIATRKIPTNHRVTLEDSIAFLNDSYGVEVM, encoded by the coding sequence ATGCGCACTCCCGTTGTTGAGAAGGTAATTGTCCACATGGGTGTTGGAGAAAGTGGCCAGCATCTCGTAGACGCCGAAGAAATCCTCAGGAATATCACAGGGCAGGAAGTTGTCAGGTGCTTTGCCAAGAGGACTCTTCCGGCTTTCTCGATCAAGAAGAATGAACCTATAGGCTGCAAAGTAACCCTGAGAGGCCAGAGAGCTCAGCAGTTTCTCGAGACTGCTCTTGGTATTGTCGATAAGACTCTTGTCAGGTCCCAGTTTGACTCCCTTGGGAATGTTTCTTTCGGAATTGAAGAACACACTGATTTTCCGGGCATGAAATATGACCCGAATATCGGAGTTTTCGGAATGGACGTAACAGTTGTTATCAAGCGCCCTGGAGAAAGAATCTGCAAGAGAAGGATTGCAACAAGGAAGATCCCGACTAACCACAGGGTCACACTTGAGGATTCTATTGCTTTCCTTAACGATAGCTATGGCGTGGAGGTTATGTAA
- a CDS encoding 30S ribosomal protein S14 has translation MAETINKSGRGVNVCKRCGRKQGLVRKYDIYLCRHCFREIAHDMGFEKYS, from the coding sequence ATGGCAGAGACTATAAATAAGTCCGGAAGAGGAGTAAACGTGTGCAAGCGGTGCGGAAGAAAGCAGGGGCTTGTCCGCAAATATGACATTTACCTCTGCAGGCACTGTTTCAGGGAGATTGCCCACGATATGGGTTTTGAGAAGTATTCATAA
- a CDS encoding 30S ribosomal protein S8: MVLLDPLANALSTIKNAEAIGKSSCIIRPASKNIGNVLKVMQDLGYIGEFEFIDDGKAGIYSVTLVGRVNKCGAIKPRYSVGTGSFERWEKQFLPAKNFGALIITTSSGVMSQYEAREKKIGGQLLAYVY; encoded by the coding sequence ATGGTATTACTTGATCCTCTTGCAAACGCCCTTTCCACAATTAAGAATGCCGAGGCTATTGGGAAAAGTTCCTGTATTATCAGGCCTGCCTCAAAAAACATTGGCAACGTGTTGAAGGTTATGCAAGATCTCGGCTACATTGGAGAATTCGAGTTTATCGATGACGGAAAAGCCGGAATCTATAGTGTCACCCTCGTGGGAAGAGTCAACAAATGCGGTGCAATTAAGCCGCGGTATTCCGTAGGAACTGGCAGCTTTGAACGCTGGGAAAAGCAGTTCCTGCCGGCAAAGAACTTTGGCGCCCTTATAATAACTACTTCAAGCGGAGTTATGTCCCAGTACGAAGCCCGTGAGAAGAAGATTGGTGGGCAACTTCTTGCTTATGTATACTGA